Below is a window of Campylobacter concisus DNA.
GATGAGAGCAAGATCGATGAAATTTTAAAAACGGTAAGCGAGCTAAAGATAGCTGATGAGGTGCGTGTGAGCTACCACGACGGCTTTACTTACGTAAAAACTAGCGGACTAGTTTCAGATGTAAATTTCAAAGATAAAATCCTCATGATCGTAAAAACTAAGATCAAATTTGAAGATATAAATGAGGTGGAGATAGTTAGAAGACATTAATTTTTTTTAAGATTTAGCCCCCAAACGAGGGCTAAATTTATATAAATTCTACAAAGATTGCAAAATTTTTGGTTTAGAAAAGGCAGTTATTGGTTTGATCTCGCCTTTATATTTTTCAAGATCAGCTAGTATCGTGTGTCCGCAGTTGCTTTGAGCGATGCTAGATGTGCCTTTGTCGCGAGTTAGGACATTGACGCAGCCATGCTTGCAAAGGCTCTTCTCGCCTAGCACTTCAGGATCGTACCACGCACCCTCGCATATGGCGATGACGTGCTCTGGGATGATGTCAGTGACAAGCGCACCGACTAAAATTTCGCCCCTGTCGTTAAATACTCTCACCACGTCGCCAGTTGCTATGCCTTTTGCTTTGGCATCATTTACGTTTATTAGCATTGGCTCGCGCGCGCATACTTCAGCGTAGTTTCTGATTATTGAGTTATTTAGCTGTGAGTGGAGGCGGTATCTTGAGTGCGGGGTTGTGACGCTAAATGGATACTTTTTGGCTTTTTCGCTGCCAAGCCACTCAAACGGCTCGATCCAAGCAACGTGCGGCGCAAAGTCTTTGTAGCCAAATTTGGCGATAGTTGGAGAGTAGAGCTCTATCTTGCCAGATGGCGTGCCTAGGCGGTTTTTGTGAAGATTTTCTCTAAAAGCACTAAGCCTTGTGTAGTATCTGCTTGCTTCGTCATCTTGCTCAAATCTAACATATCCCTCTTTCCAAAACTCATCAAAGCTTGGCATCTTGACATTTATGCCTTTAGCTTGCTCTACGGCGTCTGCGTAAAATTCTTTCGCCCAGCCAAGCTCATCTTTGCCCTCAGTAAAGACCTCTTCTCTGCCCCAGCGTTTGCAGATTTGTGAGCAGATCCAGTAGTCACTCCTACTCTCGCCCATAGGCTCTACGACAGGCTTGTAAGCCACGATGTACTCGTTTGTAGGCACGCTTTGGTTGATGTCATTTCTCTCGACTTCAAGGGCTACTGGCAAGACGATGTCGCTTAGTTTTGCTGTGCTTGTCCAAAATGGCTCAGCTGTTATTACGGTGTCAAATTTACGCCACGCTTTTACGGCGTTATTTACGTCTTGATGCCTTGTAAACATCGATCCAGACGCCATGTAAGCCACTCTCATGTGTGGGAGTTTGATTTTTGAGCCGTCATAGTCTATCTCTTTGCCAGGGTTTTGCAAAGCCTCGATCGATCTTGAAGATGGGATGGTGACGTTTTTAAATTTCTTCCAAGGAGCGCCATCTACATTGTCGTATTTCTCGCTTATGCTAGTGCTGATGCCTTTTAGTGACGGAGCGATCTTGTCTGTAGCGCCATTTGAGTGGTAGAGGTTAAACTCAAAGCCAAGTCCCTCTTTGCCGATCTGACCTAACATCGCGCTAAGTGTTACGATACCCCAAAAGCTCATCTCGCCGTGATCTTGTCTTTGAAGTGATCTGCCTGCGATGATGACGCTTGGCTCTTTTGCAAGTGCTGTTGCAAATTTAGCGATATCCTCAGCTTTTACGCCACAAATTTTACTCGCCCAGTTGATATCTTTTACCACCTTGTCGGTTGTGCCAAGTAGATAGTCTTTAAATTTATTAAAGCCAACTGTGTATTTTTTGATAAATTCCTCGTCATAAAGCTTGTTTTCATATAGATAGTGGCACATGCCAAGCATCATTGCTACGTCAGTGTTTGGACGAACGATGATAGTTTCAGAGTCAAGGTATCTTGTGGTGTCATTTTTAAAGACGCAAACACTATAGGTTTTAATGCCAGCATCTTTTATCTTTTTAATACCAAGATAACCATCGTGTGTTGGTGGCTGCCATGAAATTTGACCAGTTACAAGTGGATCAGTACCCCAAAATACAATGTTCTTAGCATTTTTAACCATAGCTTCCCATTTTGTAGGAGCGTCATAAACCGCACTATTTCCAAGGACGTGAGGCATGATGACAAGGCCAGCACCTGTTGAGTAGTCACCGCTCTCTTCTACATATCCGCCCAAAACCTTTAACATCCTGTGACCAACAGTCCTACCCCAGCTGATCTTACCACTGCCACCCCACCAGTAGCACTCGCCGTAAATGCTTTCAGGACCATATTTGTCAAAATTTTCTTTTAGAGCTTTTGCAGCAAGGTCAAGCGCTGTATCCCAACTAACACGTACAAATTCTTCTTTGCCACGAAGCTCGCTTTTTGCCGCGCCTTTTGCCTTTAAGTAGCTTTTTCTTACGTACGGATAGAGTACGCGACTTTCATTTTGGATGAGATCTGGCAAGCTGTTATTCATTGTATTTGGGAATTTATCACCATCAAATGGATCAACAGAGACGATTTGATTTGAGTTGGTATTTGCCCAAAATAGACCAAATCTATTTGCTCCAAAAGTTTTCTTTTGGTCAAAAATGGTTTTTGTCACACCTTCAATCCTGTTCGCCTGTGCCGCAGTGGCGGCAAGTGCAGAAAATTTTATAAAATCTCGTCTTTTCATATTTTCTCCCTTATGAAAAATTTATTTTACTTTTTTGGCATTGTGTTGTAAGTATTTAAGCACTAAATTTAGGTCAGTTTCGTCTAGTGCTACAAATTTTGCATCGACCATTCCAGCTAAATTTGCTGGCCACTGAGCCGCTGTAAAGCTATTTGGCTCATGAAGTCTATGACATGCAGAACACGTCTCTTCGTAAATTTGTTGTGCTTTTACGTAAAGCTTTTTTGTATCGCCACCAAGTGCGTCATTTGGTACTTCGTAAATGCCCTCTGCTTGGTACCATATTTCGCCATACTCATCTTCAATATCTTTTACTTTTTTAAAATTTGTCCCACTTTCATCATTAAAAGCGATAAAAACTTCCGGATCTTCTATACTTCTTTGAAGCTGGGCTAAATAGTTCGTTGAAACCACACCATTAACCTTTATCTTGCTCGTCTTTTCACCTTTTTCTATAACATCAACTGGCGTTAAAACTTCGATCTTTCCGATATTTTTGCCATCTAACGTTACATTGGCATCTTTTGCGACGACATCGGCACCAAAGGCAAGACTACAAGCTAGCATAGGGGCTAAAAATAGCATTTTCATGTTGCAATCCTTAAAAATAAAATTTAAAAAAATTTTATAACCTAATGACTTAAAAATACATTGTTATATTTAGCTTTATTTAAGAAAGTTAATATTTGCTTTTATTAAAAATAAGATTTAGCAGAAAATTTATCAATGAGTTTTATTTATTGTCTTAATGATCAAAAGTATAAGTAAATTTTATAGTTTGCAAACTCTGCAAAAATTTTACTTTTGAGTCTAGTGAAGTAAAAATTTAACCTTACTTCACTAGCTACTATAAAAAAGTATGGCAAAGCTTTTATAAACTTAAAAACATAAATTAGTAAACTTCTTGCAGAATTCAAAAATATGCTAAAAGTTACTACTCTACATTGCTAGCCATGTTAAAATTTTCTAGAGTTTTATCGTTTTAAAATTTTTTATCAAAACGCCTTATTATCAATCTAACAGCTTTGCTTATCGCCTAGCTCGCACGCCTTTTTTCGCATTTGCTTTGCCTTTTTCGAGTCTTTTTTTACTTGCTCGTATCTATTTTCGTTGAAATTTCCCTCATACAGCCACGCCGCCCTCTCGCAGCCGCCTACGTAGCCTAGCTTACACGAGCGCTCGTAATACTCCATCATCTCGCCTATATCGCCTCCCGTTCGCTCTATCATCCAGCCCACGTTGTAGCATCCGGGAGCGTATTTTTTGTTGCATAGGGTATTGTTTATCGCAAACGACTGCGCCTCGTCGCCCAACTCTTCTTGCATGAAATTGGCTAGCGCCAAGCAACCCGGCAAATACTCGTAAAGGACGCAGCTAGCCTTGTAATACGCGCTAATCTTGGTCTCGCGCTCGCTCTTATCCGCGGCCTTTACTAGATTATTTTTATAAAGTTCGCCAAGATAAAAGCAGCCCTCGCCGTCTCCTTTGGCGCAGGCTAGACTAAATAGCCCCTCCGCCGCGCCGTAGTCTTGCTTTAAGTTAGCAGCTACCATGCCCGCTTGCACGCACTCTTTGGTAGCGTTTAGGTCGGGATTTTTGCATTTTTTGACCTTTTCTAGCGTATCTGCGGCTAGCAATGGCGAAAGGTCCGGCTCGCTAGCGAATAAATTTAACGTCGCAAGTAGCGCAAATAATAAATTTTTCATTTTTATCCTTTAAATTTACCTAACCCCCTCGCTTTGGCGATGCAAGCGGCGACGGCCTGCATCAAAGCGCCGCGAAATCCGCCGTTTTCAAGCGCGGCAAGTCCCTCGATCGTGGTTCCCGCCGGCGAGCAGACCTCGTCTTTTAGCGCGGCCGGGTGCTTGCCGCTTTGGATCAGACGCGCCGTTCCTTCCACGGCCGCACAGACAGTATCGTAGCAAAGCTGCCTAGCAGTCCGCCCCGCACGCCGGCATCAGCCGCAGCCTCGATAAAGGCGCACGCATACGCGGGCAGGCTTCCCGCGATGCCTGTAAATGCGGCAAACTCGGCCTCGTCTATCTCGTAAATTTTACCGATTTTTGCGATTATCTCGCGCACGGTCTCTTTCTTGGGCTCGCTAAATCCCGCGTCAAAGCAAAGAGCCGTAGCCGACGCGCCGATGCAAGCGGCGATATTTGGCATCGCGCGAGCGATATAAACGCCCTCGCCTACGATTTGCCTAGCGCGCTTTATGTCAAAACTCGGCGCCAAAAGAAGCAAAATTTTGCCCGCAAGCTCGGGCGCGATCAGGCGCAAGATAGCCTCGTAGCTAGCGGATTTAGTAGCCAGCACGACCGCGTCCGCTTCGCGCGCTAGATCCGCTTCGCTCGCTGCTATTTTTACGCTAAATCTTTGCCGCAAAGCCTCGTTTTTACTTCTGGCATAGGCTAGGATTTCAAATTTTGCCTCTTTTTCGCATTCGCGTTGACTCGCGTTTTTATCCGTTTGCGCTAAATTTTCCGTCCCGCGAGCCTCGCTACCGCCGCTGGATTTTCGCTCGTCCTCGGCCGAGCTTCGCCCCGCGTCTGCTTCGTCAGATTGCGCGTGCCAAAGCGCCTCTATCATCGCGCCGCCCATATTTCCGCCGCCGATAAAGCCTATTTTTACGTTTTTCATTTCGCCGTCTTTTTTAGAGTGCCGATTTTGACCGCTTTGCCCGCGATCGCCGTATTTACCGCCGCGCTATCCGCCCAGATAGCCCCCGTAACCTGCCCAGGCGTCAAGGTATAAACGCTGCCCGTCTGCGCCTCGTCGCTAGCCTTAAACTCGTTGCCCACGACTAGCTCATAGACGTCCTCGTGTCGTTTTCAAATTTTATCGCCGCTTTTAGCGTCGGCGCTTCGCCCTGTTTCGCCGCGCCCGCGTACTGCTCGAGCATATTTTTACTAAGCTTGCCGTAGACGTCGCCGTCTTGGCCTAGATATATCCGCACGGCGCGCTTATCCGAGTTTTTGCCGCCTTTTTCACCCTTGCCGGCGCTAACGCTCATCTCATATGCGGTTTCTCCCGTCGGGAAGTCCTTAAATTTAGCGTCCGGGACGAAAACCCGCACGTTGTCCGTTACCGTTTTCGTAACGTGCGTCTGCGGCGTTATGCCCGTTAGCACGATCGTGGATTTCACGTCTGAGCCTTTGTCCGAAACAAGCGCGGAGATCGGCACGCGCGTAAGCAGCGTCGTCTCGTAGCAACCGCTAAAAATAAACGCTGCGGCGAGAGCGAAGATAAATTTTAGCTTTTTCATCGGTTTCTTTTAAATTTTCGCCGATTCTAGCATAAACTAAACATTTTTGTATTGATTACATTAAAAGCAAAAATAGAAAAGTAAGTATGGTGTTTTAAAGCATAAATAGTTTTAAGATTGATAAATTTTAATCGTCTTAAGCAAAGCCAACTTAAATAAATAATGCAAAAAAGATATGAGAAATTTATATAAATTTATTTGCTGTTTTTAGAGTTTAATTATTAGCCCCTTTACAAAGGGGCTAGATGATAAATTTTGATTAGAGTTTTGCTTTTCTTTTGCGTTCTGTTGGATCTAAATAGCGCTTGCGAACGCGGATATTTATAGGCGTAACCTCGACCAACTCGTCATCTTCTATCCACTCTAGCGCGCGCTCAAGGCTTAGCTTTCTAGGTGGGACAAGCTTGATCGCATCGTCACTACCGCTAGCACGCACGTTTGTTAGGTTTTTACCCTTGATAGGATTTACATCAAGGTCGTTTGGACGGCTGTGCTCGCCGATGATCATGCCCACATAGACTTTTGCTTGCGGATCAAGGAAAAGCACACCACGATCTTGCAAGTTAAATAGCGAATAAGCAAGCGTTACGCCGTTTTCCATCGAAACTAGAGCACCATTTGTTCTATGCTCGACGGTACCGCTAAGTGGTCTAAACTCCAAAAAGCTGTGGTTCATAACGCCCTCGCCTTTTGTATCAGTCAAAAACTGGCTTCTAAAGCCGATAAGCCCACGCGCTGGGATCTCAAACTCGATCCTTGTTTGGCCATCGCCTGTTGGGTTCATAGAGACCATTTCCGCTTTTCTTTTGCCAAGTTTTTCTATGACTGTGCCTGTCGTATCATCAGGTGCGTCGATCACTAAAAGCTCGTATGGCTCGCATTTTACGCCGTTTATCTCTTTTACGATGACCTCAGGTCTGCCAAGTAAAAACTCATACCCTTCGCGGCGCATATTTTCAGCCAAAATAGTAATCTGAAGCTCGCCACGGCCACTTACTTTAAATTTGCCCTCGCCGATATTTTCATACTTCATCGCGATATTTGTCTTCATCTCGTTTGCAAGGCGCTCATCGATCTTGTTTGATGTGACGTGTTTGCCCTCAGTACCTGCCAATGGGCCGTCATTTACAGAAAATACAACGCTAAGTGTCGGCTCTTCGATGTGAAGAGGATCTAGTGGATGAGGATTGTTTGGATCAACGACGCTATCGCCAACGTCAAGCGCATCAAAGCCAGCGATCGCTACGATGTCGCCAGTACCAGCTTCGTTAATATCGGTTCTTTCAAGACCCATAAAACCAATTAACTTTGAAATTCTACCAGTTGTCTTTGTGCCATCAGCCTTTGCAAGCATGACATTTTGGTTTTTTGATATCTTGCCGTTAAAAATTCTCGCAATGCCGATCTTACCGACGTAGTTATCATAATCAAGAGTAAACACTTGAAGCTGGAGTGGGTTTTCATCACTACCGCTTGGAGCTGGTACGTGAGCCAAGATAGTCTCAAAAAGTGGCTGCATATCTTTGTTTTCATCGCTTAGTTTTAGCTTTGCATAGCCATTTTTAGCAGCTGCATAAACTACTGGGAATTCTAACTGCTCGTCATTTGCATCAAGTGCTACAAAAAGGTCAAAAATTTCATTTATAACGCGGTCTGGATCGCCTGCTGGCTTATCTATCTTATTTACGACAACGATTGGGCGAAGTCCTAGTGAGAGCGCCTTTTTAACGACGAATTTAGTTTGTGGCATAACGCCTTCTTGCGCATCGACAAGTAGTAAAACGCCATCAACCATCTTTAACACGCGCTCAACCTCACCACCAAAGTCGGCGTGGCCTGGGGTGTCAATGATGTTGATCTTTGTATCTTTGTAGCGAATAGCAGTATTTTTAGAAAGAATCGTGATGCCACGCTCCCTTTCGATGTCGTTACTATCCATTACACGCTCGCCAAGGTTTTGATGCTCATTAAATGTTCCTGACTGTTTCAAAAGCTCATCAACCATTGTTGTTTTACCGTGGTCGACGTGTGCGATAACGGCTATATTTCGTATCTTTTCCAAAGTTTTCTCCGTTTATTAGTTTGCTATTTTCGCTTCATTAGTTTTAAAATAGGGGCAGATTATAGCCAAATTTTTATAAATTTTAAGCTGATATCAAGAAATTAATTTTTGGAATAGATTTTGCATGCTTGACATTAAGTTTAAAAATTTGAAAGGTTTAAATGCAAGCTTATACAGCGAAAAACAACGTAGATTTGCTGGCTCCTGCTGGGAATAAAAAACCGTCTGCTTCTAAGAAATCTCAAAACAACGGCGAATTTTTGTCTATGGTTTTAGATGCAGCTGCGAGCAAGGCAAATAGCGGCCAAAAAATCACTGAAAAAGATGTCAAAGAGATAGTAAAAACGGTTATCACTCAAAAAGAGACACTGCAAAAAGCTCAAAGCGAAAGTGCGGCAAAAATTTCAACTGCACTTGAAGAAAATTTGGACGAAAACACAAAAAATGAGCTCTATGAAAATGCAAATTTCATGCAGCTTTTGCAAGTTTTAGAAATTCTAAACGGTAATGAAAAAGTAAGTAAATTTCCAAATTTCAGCGACAAAATAGCAAATTTCTTAAGTGTGCCTGAAAACGTCGAAGAGCTTAGCAACGTTAAAAGCGTTAGCGATCTTATCGACCTTGCTAAGAAATTTGATCTTGGCCTTGAAAATATAGAAATTTCAAACGAAGATGTGCCAAAACTAAATGAGATGTTTAAAAATTTAGGCAAGAAAGAATTTTTCACACCGATAAAGACCGAAGACAAGCCTTTTTATCTAAAAGAGCTAAAAAATGAGGTCGAGCAAACCATCATCAAAAATGAACCAAAAGAGGTAGTAAAGCTTGATACCTTGCTAAAAGAGGTAGTGGCAAATCCAACTAGCGAAGCTAAAAATTTAGTAAAAGAAGAGCCTAAAAAGCTAGATAGTGAAGTAAAGCTTGATGATGAGATAGTGGATGTTGAGCCAGAGGAGCAACCAAAAGTAAAGGTAAATTTACACGAGCAAAAGGCACAAAAAGCCCCAACTTTAGAGTCGCTACTCTTTCCAAAAAGAGAGCAGATGAGCGAGCCTGAGCCAAGCGAGGAGACATTTAGTAACGATAATAAATCAGAACTAAATCAAATGGTAAAAGATATCGCTAGTAGTGCTAAACACCAGCTTCAAACAAAGGCTGAGATAAAAGAGACGCTTAGCAACTTCTCTTCTACATTAAAAGAGCAGGTGCAAAACTACAAAGCGCCGATCACTCGCTTTAACATCACGCTTAACCCGCTAAATTTAGGCGAGGTCGAGATCACGATGGTAAATCGCGGCAATAACTTACATGTAAATTTTAACTCAACCACGGCTACGATGAATCTCTTTTTGCAAAATCAAGCCGAGTTTAAAAATAGCCTTGTAAATATGGGATTTACCGAGCTTGAGATGAATTTCTCAGATCAAAATCAAAGACAAGATAAAAAAGAACAAGCAAAGAATAAATACAGCTCAAATCAAAGCGATGAGAGCGAAAACACTCAAGCAGAACAAAGCTTGCTTGAGCTAGTAATACCAAGATATATTTAGGAGAGATCATGGCTTCAGTTTCAGATATAACTACACAAACAACACAACAAAAAAACGCCGAGAAAAAGGCAAAAGCAAAGCAAGATGCGGCAGCTGGCACAGGAACTAACCCAAATGCACAGCTAGATAAAGATGCATTTATGAAGCTACTTTTAACAGAGCTTCAGTATCAAGACCCAACAAGTCCTATGGATACTGAAAAGATGCTTACGCAAACTAGTCAGCTAGCTTCACTAGAGATGCAACAAAATACAAACTCAGCTATGAAAGAGCTTGTAAATCAGTTAAAATCAAATGCAAATGCCTACGCCATATCAGCTCTTGGCAAAATGGTCTCAACTGGTTCAAACTCAGTTTTACTAACAGATGAGCAAAAAACTGTAAATTTTGCACTTTATTTTAAATCAGATCTTGCAAATGGTAAGCTCGAAATTAAAAATGCAAATGGAGAGGTCGTTCGTTCAATCGATATAAAAGATCTAAAATCAGGAGTCCGCAGAATATCTTGGGATGGCAAAGATGATTCTGGAAAACAATTACCAAACGGCGCATATACAGTCTCTGTTAATTACACTGGAAAAGATGGTAATTCATACAAGACTCAAGTAGGTAGCTATCCAGTTGAGGCAGTAAAATTTGTAGACGGCAAAGCTATGATAAAAATCGCAGGCGAATATGTCCCAATGGATAAAATATCTGAATTTTACGAAGGATAAAAGCCATGATGAGAGGTTTTTACAACGGAATTAGTGGTATTAAAACACAAAGCTTTGGCATGGATGTTTGGGCAAATAATATCTCAAATATCAACAACGTAGGTTTTAAAGCTTCAATCCCTGAGTTTAAAAATTTAATCAATCAACATATGGCTTCTGCTGGAAGTGGTCCAACTAACAATCAAGTAGGTCTTGGAGCTACAAAACAAACGACAGCTTTAAAGATGACAAATGGTAGTTTTCAAAATACTGATAATAACTTTGACCTAGCCATAGGCGGTAAAGGCTTTTTTGGCGTCGTTGATAAAAACGGTAGAAACTACTACACAAGAACAGGTAGCTTCGATATAGATGGGGCTGGAAATTTAGTAGATAATAAAGGCAACTTGCTTCTTGGTACGTTAACAAGTTTTACTCCAGTCACTCCAAGTGCTAATGCTCTTAGAAAATATGGTCAAACAAAAGGTACCACGCAGGCATTTACAGCAAAAGAAGAAGATATAAAACTAAGAGATACTGGCTCACAAAAAGGTATAAATTTACCTCATTTTTTATTTATGCCAGCCAAGCAAACAAAAAATATAGATTTAAAAGGCAACCTAGACTCAAGCCTTATAACAGATAAGCGAACAACAGCCATTGATGCGGCAAATTTTAACTATACACTCGATAATACAAACAAAACTATCTCGCTAAATGGACAAATCCCACTAAGTCAGACGAACTTTGGTGCAAAAGCAGGTGACAGCGTGGTGGTAAAAGTAAAAGACGGTGATGGTAAATTTAGTGAGTTTTCGACTACACTAGAGAGCGATGGCAGCTGGCATATAAACAATAAAAGCCTAAAATTTATGAATTTTGCTAGCTTAGATGTAAAAGCTGAAGTTACATCACTAGTTGAAGTAGCTAATAAAGAAAAACTAAGCTCAGAGATATATAACAGTGATGGTACAAAGAGCTTAGTAACTATAAATTTTACAAAGCAAATCCCTCAAGGTGGCAATCAAACTATCTGGAATGCCACAGCTACGATAACTGATGCTAATGGTGTTGTACAAAATACAGCTATGGGAACACTTACTTTTGATGGTAGCGGTAGGCTTGTTACAAATACATTAACAAGCGTTGGAAACGTAGCTTTAAATTTTCTTGGCGATGGAGATGCAAATGTCTATAATGGCATAACAAGCTCGGCTAATTCGAAAAAAGACTTTGTCATAAAAGCAGATGGCTACGCCGAAGGAAATCTCACAAAATATAGCGTTGATGATCGTGGAAATATCATGGCAAATTTTGACAATTCGCGCTCATTTATAGTTGCAAAAATAGCTCTATATCACTTCCAAAATGAACAGGGCGTATCAAAAGTGGGTGATAATCTCTATGAAGCAACTCCAAATTCAGGCGAGGCATTTTTTTATAAAAATAAAGCTGGTGAGACTATTTATGGCTCACAAATTCTTGCAAATAAACTTGAAATGAGTAACGTCGATCT
It encodes the following:
- a CDS encoding flagellar hook-length control protein FliK — protein: MQAYTAKNNVDLLAPAGNKKPSASKKSQNNGEFLSMVLDAAASKANSGQKITEKDVKEIVKTVITQKETLQKAQSESAAKISTALEENLDENTKNELYENANFMQLLQVLEILNGNEKVSKFPNFSDKIANFLSVPENVEELSNVKSVSDLIDLAKKFDLGLENIEISNEDVPKLNEMFKNLGKKEFFTPIKTEDKPFYLKELKNEVEQTIIKNEPKEVVKLDTLLKEVVANPTSEAKNLVKEEPKKLDSEVKLDDEIVDVEPEEQPKVKVNLHEQKAQKAPTLESLLFPKREQMSEPEPSEETFSNDNKSELNQMVKDIASSAKHQLQTKAEIKETLSNFSSTLKEQVQNYKAPITRFNITLNPLNLGEVEITMVNRGNNLHVNFNSTTATMNLFLQNQAEFKNSLVNMGFTELEMNFSDQNQRQDKKEQAKNKYSSNQSDESENTQAEQSLLELVIPRYI
- a CDS encoding flagellar biosynthesis protein FlgC; the encoded protein is MRGFYNGISGIKTQSFGMDVWANNISNINNVGFKASIPEFKNLINQHMASAGSGPTNNQVGLGATKQTTALKMTNGSFQNTDNNFDLAIGGKGFFGVVDKNGRNYYTRTGSFDIDGAGNLVDNKGNLLLGTLTSFTPVTPSANALRKYGQTKGTTQAFTAKEEDIKLRDTGSQKGINLPHFLFMPAKQTKNIDLKGNLDSSLITDKRTTAIDAANFNYTLDNTNKTISLNGQIPLSQTNFGAKAGDSVVVKVKDGDGKFSEFSTTLESDGSWHINNKSLKFMNFASLDVKAEVTSLVEVANKEKLSSEIYNSDGTKSLVTINFTKQIPQGGNQTIWNATATITDANGVVQNTAMGTLTFDGSGRLVTNTLTSVGNVALNFLGDGDANVYNGITSSANSKKDFVIKADGYAEGNLTKYSVDDRGNIMANFDNSRSFIVAKIALYHFQNEQGVSKVGDNLYEATPNSGEAFFYKNKAGETIYGSQILANKLEMSNVDLGQALSEVIVTQKAYEASAKSITTSDEMIQTAIQMKK
- a CDS encoding trimethylamine-N-oxide reductase — its product is MKRRDFIKFSALAATAAQANRIEGVTKTIFDQKKTFGANRFGLFWANTNSNQIVSVDPFDGDKFPNTMNNSLPDLIQNESRVLYPYVRKSYLKAKGAAKSELRGKEEFVRVSWDTALDLAAKALKENFDKYGPESIYGECYWWGGSGKISWGRTVGHRMLKVLGGYVEESGDYSTGAGLVIMPHVLGNSAVYDAPTKWEAMVKNAKNIVFWGTDPLVTGQISWQPPTHDGYLGIKKIKDAGIKTYSVCVFKNDTTRYLDSETIIVRPNTDVAMMLGMCHYLYENKLYDEEFIKKYTVGFNKFKDYLLGTTDKVVKDINWASKICGVKAEDIAKFATALAKEPSVIIAGRSLQRQDHGEMSFWGIVTLSAMLGQIGKEGLGFEFNLYHSNGATDKIAPSLKGISTSISEKYDNVDGAPWKKFKNVTIPSSRSIEALQNPGKEIDYDGSKIKLPHMRVAYMASGSMFTRHQDVNNAVKAWRKFDTVITAEPFWTSTAKLSDIVLPVALEVERNDINQSVPTNEYIVAYKPVVEPMGESRSDYWICSQICKRWGREEVFTEGKDELGWAKEFYADAVEQAKGINVKMPSFDEFWKEGYVRFEQDDEASRYYTRLSAFRENLHKNRLGTPSGKIELYSPTIAKFGYKDFAPHVAWIEPFEWLGSEKAKKYPFSVTTPHSRYRLHSQLNNSIIRNYAEVCAREPMLINVNDAKAKGIATGDVVRVFNDRGEILVGALVTDIIPEHVIAICEGAWYDPEVLGEKSLCKHGCVNVLTRDKGTSSIAQSNCGHTILADLEKYKGEIKPITAFSKPKILQSL
- a CDS encoding GTP-binding protein TypA, with translation MEKIRNIAVIAHVDHGKTTMVDELLKQSGTFNEHQNLGERVMDSNDIERERGITILSKNTAIRYKDTKINIIDTPGHADFGGEVERVLKMVDGVLLLVDAQEGVMPQTKFVVKKALSLGLRPIVVVNKIDKPAGDPDRVINEIFDLFVALDANDEQLEFPVVYAAAKNGYAKLKLSDENKDMQPLFETILAHVPAPSGSDENPLQLQVFTLDYDNYVGKIGIARIFNGKISKNQNVMLAKADGTKTTGRISKLIGFMGLERTDINEAGTGDIVAIAGFDALDVGDSVVDPNNPHPLDPLHIEEPTLSVVFSVNDGPLAGTEGKHVTSNKIDERLANEMKTNIAMKYENIGEGKFKVSGRGELQITILAENMRREGYEFLLGRPEVIVKEINGVKCEPYELLVIDAPDDTTGTVIEKLGKRKAEMVSMNPTGDGQTRIEFEIPARGLIGFRSQFLTDTKGEGVMNHSFLEFRPLSGTVEHRTNGALVSMENGVTLAYSLFNLQDRGVLFLDPQAKVYVGMIIGEHSRPNDLDVNPIKGKNLTNVRASGSDDAIKLVPPRKLSLERALEWIEDDELVEVTPINIRVRKRYLDPTERKRKAKL
- a CDS encoding flagellar biosynthesis protein FlgD, which produces MASVSDITTQTTQQKNAEKKAKAKQDAAAGTGTNPNAQLDKDAFMKLLLTELQYQDPTSPMDTEKMLTQTSQLASLEMQQNTNSAMKELVNQLKSNANAYAISALGKMVSTGSNSVLLTDEQKTVNFALYFKSDLANGKLEIKNANGEVVRSIDIKDLKSGVRRISWDGKDDSGKQLPNGAYTVSVNYTGKDGNSYKTQVGSYPVEAVKFVDGKAMIKIAGEYVPMDKISEFYEG